From the genome of Faecalibacterium prausnitzii:
CTTCCCTTACGAGGAGACGCTGTGCCACCGCCACCGGAATTACTGGCAGATGCCCTGCGCGATGGGAGCAGACCTTTCGATGGGTGATGACTTCTGTTCGTTCACCTTCCTGTTCCCGCTGTCGAACGGATATTTCGGCGTGAAAACGCGGGACTATATCACGAGCTACACCCTGAGCCAACTGCCGATGAGCCGCCGGAACCAATACGAGGAGTTCATGAACGAAGGGACACTGTTCGTATTTGACGGTACGGTGCTGGACATGATGCAGGTCTACGACGATCTGGACCGGTTCATCCAGGAGAACGAGTACGACGTGCGGGCCTTTGGTTACGACCCCTATAACGCGAAGGAATTCGTGGAGCGGTGGGCGCTGGAGAACGGCAGCTTTGGCATCACCAAGGTGATCCAGGGCGCAAAGACAGAAAGCGTGCCGCTTGGGGAACTGAAGAAGCTGAGCGAACAGCGGAAACTGGTCTTTGACGAAAAACTGATGCAGTTTGCCATGGGAAATTGCATCACACTGGTGGACACGAACGGAAACCGGAAACTGTACAAGCAGCGGCAGGACCAGAAGATCGACGCCGTAGCGGCCATGATGGACGCCTATGTGGCTTGGAAACTGAACCGGGATGCGTTTGAGTGATCAATCATCGCCGCTATCCCAATCGTAATTCTTTGCGTGACATCTGCGGCAAGTCCAGTAACCATATTCATTATCGTCGTCTTCCCATGGCATGGTATAGAAAGCGTCATCGAGAGATGCACCGCAAGTTCGACAGCAGCCATTGAGGGAATAATCGTCTTCCTCATCATAGTCAGAGTCATCATAGCTATCTCCTGATTGGATAGGAACGCTAGACTCCTCTGGATCAGATGAAGCGGCAGAGTCGATAGCGGTTGTGTTTTCGTCGGGCCGATGGAGTAGATAAGCTACTCCGGCGACAGCCACAATAGTACCTACAGCTTTCACTGTTTTTAGGATTTTAGGATGTTTTACCGAAAAATCGTTGTATTTGATTTTGGCTTTGCCCCAAATTCCGAATTCGGAAGGATCGTATTCAACGCCAAATGATTCACCACATTTTTTACAGGTGATGGTGAATGGCATGCTTTTAGGGATATCAATGGGCGAACCACAATTAGGACAAACAACAATTTCCATAAGAACTCCTCTTCGTCGAAAAAATAATCGTCAAGAAGAGTATAGCACAGCAGTCAGACATTGTAAAACGTAAAAGAGGTGAAACGAAAAGTTGGATTACTACGGAAATAATGACTGGTGGGATTATATTGAGCATGGGTGGTTCGGCAGCAGCCAGAAGGGCAGTGCGAAGGGAAACCATAAATATTACATGCGTGTATCAGCTGGAACGAAGAATGGAAAGAACATATATCGTTATTTCTATTCCAAGGCGGACTACGAAGCTTATATCCGCAGTGGAAAGAAAAAACTGACTGGAGCATACCGGCTGGAACATCACCCCAACGGCAGGACAGCGCATGTCGCAACGGAGCAGTATGTCGATATGGACGGGCAGACAAAGCTCCGGAAAAAGTATATCTCTGCTGAAGAAGCGGATAAATTGCTGGATGACAAATACCGCAGAGAACGCGCTTTGAAAGAGACGCCGAAGGAAAAGAAAAAGCGCATGAAGCAAGCCAAGAAACGCTACAACAAGAAGATGTCCGCAACGCGGCGCAAGATCGCTGTGCAGAAAGGTATGCAGACGGTTGCCCGATTCATGGGTAAGCAGATGGACTTTAAGAAAAAGCCGAGCGACAAAACCGAGAAAAAAGCATACCGGGAGGCCGGGTGGCACAAGAGCTTGTTTGTTCCGGGGGCTTATACGCGGAAGGCAAAGTGAGGTGAAAAGCGGGAAATGTGGAGATATGACGATGGCGCGCTATACCACTGGGGTATCAAAGGCATGAAGTGGGGCGTGCGGCGGTACCAGAACAAGGACGGCACCCTGACGGCCGCAGGCAAAAAGCACTACGCCGGAGATGGGAACGCCGGTTCAGAAGATGAACCGAAGGTGGAATATGCACCGAAACGTTCCGGCCGGAATGCAGAGGATTACTCCGACGAGGAGCTGCGAAGCCGCATCAACCGGCTCCAGATGGAGAAGCAGTACCGCGATCTGCAAGGTCAGACAAACATCCGCGCCGATGACCCGAACAAGGAATTGAAAGCCGAGAAAGAGCGGCTCCAGCTCCAGAAGGACGTGAAGCAGCTGCGGAATGACGTGTACGGCGGGCAGAGCTTTGTGAAAAGCGTAATGAAAGATGCCTCGAAACAGTTTCTGACCAAGGCAGTTTCTGGTGCGATGAGCTACAGTGCCAAGCAGTTCATCACGAAAGAGCTGAAGAACCCGGAACTGGCGAACGCGATCGTGAGCGGAGGCGCCAGCGGCGGACAGCAGCAGAAGAAAGACGACGAGAAGAAAGATAACTGACCGGGAGGAAAATCAAAATGGCGCAGACATTTGGCTCCAGGCTGAAGCGGGCCTGGAATGCCTTTACGAACCGGGACCCTCCCGGAAAGAGTTCCTACGGCGGAGGATACAGTTACCGGCCTGACCGGGTGCGGCTGAACCGCGGGAACGACCGGACCATCCTGACTGCGATCTACACCCGCATTGCAATGGATGCGGCCAGCATCACCATCAACCATGTAAGGCTCGATGAAAACGGACGCTATGACGAGACCGTTGATTCGGGCCTTAATTCATGCCTGAATCTATCCGGCAACAAAGACCAGACAGGACGTGCTTTGCGGTATGACCTGTTTCTTTCGGTGCTGGACGAAGGCGCGGTGGCGCTGGTGCCGGTGGACGTTGACACCGACCCGAAGACCGGAGACGTGACGATCGAATCCATGCGGGTGGGCAAGATCAAGGAATGGTACCCCGACGACGTGCGGCTGGAAGTGTACAACGACCGGACCGGACAGCGGGAGGAATTGACCCTGCCGAAAGCGCAGGTGGCCATCATCGAGAACCCGTTCTATGCTGTGATGAACGAGCCGAACGGCACCGTTCAGCGGCTCATCCGGAAACTGAACCTGATGGACGTGGTGGATGACCAGCTGGGCAGCGGCAAGCTCGACCTCATCATCCAGCTGCCTTACATCGTCAGGAGCGAAGCCCGGAAGAAACAGGCCGAAGACCGCCGCGCCGAGATCGAACGGCAGCTGGCGGGAAGCAAATACGGCATCGCGTACACCGACGGCACGGAACACATCACACAGTTGAACCGCAGTCTCGAAAACAACCTTCTGAAGACCGTGGAATACCTGACGAACATGGCATACAGTCAGTTGGGCATTACACCGGAGATCATGAATGGTACGGCGAACGACACTGTGATGACCAACTACGAGAACCGGACCATTGAACCGTTGGTGGCGGCTGCCGTAGACGAGCTGAAGCGGAAGTTTCTGACCGAGGAAGCGCGGGCGAACGGCGAATCCGTGCTCTATTTCCGCGACCCGTTCAAGCTGGCCCCGGTGAGCATGGTGGCCGAGATGGCGGACAAGTTCACCCGCAACGAGATCATGACGAGCAACGAGTTCCGGCAGATCATCGGCATGAAGCCCTCGAAAGACCCGAATGCGGACAGACTGCGGAATGCGAACATCTCGCAGCCGAACGACGGCGGGGCGCCGGACCCGGTGGCAGCCGGGCGGGACACCGTGGAGCGGCTGGTGAATGGGTAGAAAGGAGAAACATTTTTCAAAATGGTGAAGTTTGACTATGATTGCAGCGGCTGGGCGACGAAAGCGAACACCCGCTGTTACGACGGGCTGACCATTGCGCAGGATGCGTTCAAGGAATGCGACGGTAAGGTGGTGCCGATGGTCTACAACCACGACCACAGCGACATCGGCAATGTGATCGGCAAATGCCTGCTGGAGAACCGGCCGGGCGGCGTGTATGCCTACGCGAAGTTCAACGACACCGAGGCAGGCAAGACCGCCCGTGCCTGCGTGGAAAGCGGCGACATGAACGCCTTTTCCATCTTCGCAAACGGTGTGCAGAAGGTGGGCAAGACCGTGAAGCATGGCTTCATCCGGGAAGTGAGCCTCGTGCTGGCAGGCTGCAACCCCGGCGCACTCATCGACGAGGTGATCAAGCACAGCGCCGACGAGGACTACGAGGGCGGAGAGGCCTTCATCTACAACGACGAAGGTCTGAGCCTGACCCACGGCATGGACCCGGATGGCAACCCGCTGGAGGAACTGGCCCACGGCGGAGACAACGCAAAACAGGAGGAAGCCAAAATGTCGGACGAAAAGAAAGACGGTAAGACGCTCGAACAAGTCTATAACAGCATGACCGACGAGCAGAAGGAATGCTGCCACGCCCTCGTGGGACTGGCCCTGGAGGAGAACGGCGGCGAAGACGACGGTGAGGAGGATGAAACCGTGAAGCAGAATGTTTTTGACAAGGACACCCGCGCAACTGTGCTCCAGCACAACATGGAAGAGATCAACGGCATCATCAAGGGCGCCAAGAGCCACGGTACGCTGAAGCAGGCCTTTGAGGACGCTGGCATTGACACCGATGAACTGGCCCACAGCATCGACAACATCGACTGGCTGTTCCCGGATGACCACCTGCTCGACAACACGCCCCGCATCATCGAGAAGCCGGATGACTGGGTGAGCAAGGTGATGGGCGGTGTGCATCACATCCCCTTCAGCCGCTTTAAGAGCCAGTTTGCTGACCTGACCGAGGATGAGGCTCGTGCCAAGGGCTACATCAAGGGCAACTTCAAGAAGGAAGAGGTCTTCGGCCTGCTGCGCCGCTCCACCAGCCCCACCACCGTCTACAAGAAGCAGAAGCTGGACCGCGACGACGTGATCGACATCACCGGCTTTGACGTGGTCTCCTGGCTGAAGAGCGAGATGCGCTACAAGCTGAACCGGGAACTGGCCCTGAGCTACCTTCTGGGCGACGGCCGCCCCGCAGGCAGCGAGGACAAGATCGACGAGAACTGCATCCGCCCCGTCGTGAACGATGCGGACCTGTTCACCATCAAGATTCAGGTCTCCACTGCCGGTCTGACCAAGATCGAGGATAAGATGCAGGCTACCATCAAGCAGATCCTGCGCAGCCGCAAGAACTACCGTGGCTCCGGCACCCCGACCTTCTTCACCACCGAGGACATCCTGACTGAGATGCTGCTGCTGGAAGATGGCATCGGCCACCCGCTGTATGCAGACACTGCTGCTCTGGCCCGCAAGCTGCGCGTGAAGGAGATCGTAACCATCCCTGAGATGGAGGGCCGCACCGGCGCCAAGGGTGGCGAGCTGATCGGCGTGATCGTGAACCTGGCCGACTACACCGTGGGTGCCGACAAGGGCGGTGCGGTTGCGATGTTCGACGACTTCGACATCGATTACAACGCCCAGAAGTACCTGATCGAGACCCGCTGCTCCGGCGCACTGGCGGTGCCCTTTAGCGCGATGGCCATCGAGTTTGCTGCGTAAAACCGCAGCGAGACGGAGAGGGTTTACGCCGGGCCCTGCGACAGAGGGCAGGCAGAAAGGAATTGAGTTATGCTGAAAACCATTTATGAGACCGGTTATGACCTGCATGTGGCAAACTACGTTGCCTACCTGCACACCGACAAGAAGCTGTATGAGGATGAGGCGCACAAGACCCAGGCAAAGAAGGCCGACGTGGAGAAGGCGTTCAAGCTGGGCCGCCTGCTCGTCATGGGTGCGGACAAGACCTACCTGCCGGTGGCACTGCTGGCGGCCGGTGTGGTCGTGACCGACGGCACCACCGCTGTGACCTGCACCGCCGCAGATGCCGACCCGGCCTGAAGGCCCGCCGTTCTGGACGAGGCAGTGCTCGACCGGACGGTGCTGTGCTGAACGATTCAAAATGGAGTGAAATGCAATGAGCAAGTGGTTTGGAAAGATCGGATACGCTGAGACACTGGAGACAGAACCGAGCGTATACGAAGAGACCATGAAGGAACGGGACTACTATGGGGACCTTGTGCGGAACACCCGCCGTTTTGATCTGGGTGACCAGGTGAACGGTGAAACGACGGTGTCGAACCAGCTGAGCATCCTGGCAGACCCCTTTGCGCAGGAGCATTTCTACGCCATGCGGTATGCGACGCTCTATGGCGCAAAGTGGATCATCGACAACGTGGACGTGCAGTTCCCGCGGCTGATCCTGACACTGGGAGGGCAATACCATGGCTGATATCCTGCTGGACCGGCGCCTGGCGCTGGACAAGCTGCTGCGCGCCATCGTAAAAGAGCGGTGCGGGAGCGAGAACGTCTATTACCAGCCGAAGAACGGACTGGCGATGAACTACCCCTGCATCTGCTATGAGCGGAGCAAGATCAGAAATGTCGCTGCGGATGACAACGTTTATCTGCAGCGCTTTTTTTATACCCTGACGGTGATCGACCCGAAACCGGACAGCCCGATGGTGCTGGCGGCTTCGCGCCTGCCGAGGTGCGGGCATGACCGGCACTTCGTTTCGGACGGGCTGCATCACGACACATTTACCATCTACTACTAAGG
Proteins encoded in this window:
- a CDS encoding phage portal protein — protein: MAQTFGSRLKRAWNAFTNRDPPGKSSYGGGYSYRPDRVRLNRGNDRTILTAIYTRIAMDAASITINHVRLDENGRYDETVDSGLNSCLNLSGNKDQTGRALRYDLFLSVLDEGAVALVPVDVDTDPKTGDVTIESMRVGKIKEWYPDDVRLEVYNDRTGQREELTLPKAQVAIIENPFYAVMNEPNGTVQRLIRKLNLMDVVDDQLGSGKLDLIIQLPYIVRSEARKKQAEDRRAEIERQLAGSKYGIAYTDGTEHITQLNRSLENNLLKTVEYLTNMAYSQLGITPEIMNGTANDTVMTNYENRTIEPLVAAAVDELKRKFLTEEARANGESVLYFRDPFKLAPVSMVAEMADKFTRNEIMTSNEFRQIIGMKPSKDPNADRLRNANISQPNDGGAPDPVAAGRDTVERLVNG
- a CDS encoding phage major capsid protein — its product is MVKFDYDCSGWATKANTRCYDGLTIAQDAFKECDGKVVPMVYNHDHSDIGNVIGKCLLENRPGGVYAYAKFNDTEAGKTARACVESGDMNAFSIFANGVQKVGKTVKHGFIREVSLVLAGCNPGALIDEVIKHSADEDYEGGEAFIYNDEGLSLTHGMDPDGNPLEELAHGGDNAKQEEAKMSDEKKDGKTLEQVYNSMTDEQKECCHALVGLALEENGGEDDGEEDETVKQNVFDKDTRATVLQHNMEEINGIIKGAKSHGTLKQAFEDAGIDTDELAHSIDNIDWLFPDDHLLDNTPRIIEKPDDWVSKVMGGVHHIPFSRFKSQFADLTEDEARAKGYIKGNFKKEEVFGLLRRSTSPTTVYKKQKLDRDDVIDITGFDVVSWLKSEMRYKLNRELALSYLLGDGRPAGSEDKIDENCIRPVVNDADLFTIKIQVSTAGLTKIEDKMQATIKQILRSRKNYRGSGTPTFFTTEDILTEMLLLEDGIGHPLYADTAALARKLRVKEIVTIPEMEGRTGAKGGELIGVIVNLADYTVGADKGGAVAMFDDFDIDYNAQKYLIETRCSGALAVPFSAMAIEFAA